The sequence ttcctcgatcaattttctaattttccccactcaatgttttctcaaagcgattgttttttatatatcgcaatggaGAATTCCATTGTTTATAGTTGAAAGGAAGAGTCAAAAGAGGTTTTCCAATCCGatggaatattggaaaataactaggttggttggctaaattagcttctcctcgCAATTCGGATGCTCTACATAGTAAAAAGGGCCTTTAATGACATGTGAAGGGATACCTACATGTGAATAGCCTACACTGTTGGATAGGGCCCGTATCTCCGGACATTTTCCATTTCCATTTATGAAAAATAAaccttatttattttgatttaacgTTTGTCATGAAGAAAAGGTCACCGAACTCGTTAGCATTTTTTTTCCTCATGAGCTTTGTTAATTTTTCAACAAGGGTATTTACATGAATTGGTGGGGCTTGAACACAATTTGCCAAAAACCTCTTTTAGAGGTTGTTTGACTCTAACTAAGTTACTCAAATAgggagttttgaaactcaattgagccatatgcaaactaaattgtctaaaagttatgcaacttgCTTGTAACTTAGGGTTATATGAATTCCCTATAATCcaaagggatgcagattgcccacAACATGAAAATAAGCAGGGCGAACATGAAAATGAGTAGGGCAAGCAtaaaaaagagcggggcaaacatgaaaaagagcgagCCAAGCATGAAAAAgatcggggcaaacatgaaaatgagcggggcaaatatgaaaataagcggggcaaacatgaaaaagagcggggcaaatatgaaaaagagaggggcaaacatgaaaatgaacggggcaagcatgaaaatgaacggggcaagcatgaaaatgagtgtggtccatttgaacattagatacatttagatttatcggctcaagccatgaaattatctgttaagtttgccccgctgattgtctagtttgccccgctcaatttcatgtttgccccaccgattttctagtttgccccgctgattttctagtttgccccgctgattttttagtttaccccgctgattttctagtttaccccgctgattttctagtttccccccgctcaattttctagtttcccccgctcaatttcatgtttgcctcgttgattttctattttgactcgctgattttctagtttgccccgctgattttctaatttcccccgctcaatttcatgtaaaaGTAGGcgagttcaacccgaccgactcgTGATGActcgacattaggttgggctcgggcaagattATCAGGTTCgatttcaagcttgggctatataaacaccaacccgataaaacttaggttgggcttgggttgaggtctcgagttTAACCCAactgaacccgatcaatatattagttacttacttataaattataattgagtgtggattgtttgtgcagaaggtacactagtgatgtcgggtctcattcgtccacgtcatttccaaggactcacgctaacaagatatgccagatttctctctcctaaatagattgcgtgctatgctacatgactttttaaaggagtagtcctatattttagcttggtttttttttaaaaaaatgaagttctttatgatgaataatcacgtatataattaataaaatcatagatacaaaaaataagtcctatattgaaatataataaactaatgttataacgaaaatattagcacgtatacacccgaccaacccaatcaacccgtcgaaCCCTCTTGGGtttggcttgggttgagaattcccaacccaagattgggttaggttgggtcaaggtttaggtataggaactttgggttgggtttgggttgagcaccaacccgaaccaacccacctgactttcaacccgatccaacccgaccgcgaagtgattgaaattgaccatgaactaaataaaatagattttcgaccatcgacccgatggaatcttggaaaataactaggttggttggctagcttctcctaccccaaaatcatatgtggtaagttaagtaaatcattctagtttaggagatatgcttgttaaataaatagacaaagaaatgaattaaaagatagaaaaacatttttatatacttatatatacatatttacataattatgtattatagaaaaatgtaagggggaaaattttctccatgtaaaaaataaaaaaaaaaaaataaaaagagaaaaatgtgCATAGCACTAGAGTTAGCGATAGGTCAAGCTCTGACCCGGTCAACCGGGTCCCAGCCCGGTCGACCTCAACTCGCtggctgagtttttttttttattattattctttgaCTCGGTCGACCGGGTCCTAACCCGGTTGACCCCCACTCGCTGGCttcgtttttgtttttttctcctccttttgttgtaatccccatcaatttttgtgggtctcattatgaggtatgtgttatatccaaaccgtccatctatctggcgaactcgtattaaggcttgaggtgaaaaataagatagatgtagctatcaagtggaccacactgtaaaagacaTGGGGAATTGAaaccctaccattgaaacccttttaggggttatagaagttttggatcattatgaaatttgtttttcctcttcatccaggtctttgtgaccctatgaatgaacttatacggggaggtttctcacaaacatcacagtgggccccaacttagatggggtaagatttctaatggttgatgctcattcaacactgtttcgtgtaatgtggtacacttaagatttggatatacctcattttttgtctcataccataaaatgatcaggaaaaatatatggacggcatggatgaaaagcataaatcatggtggggcccacagaccaggacgatccgccattggcggttggcaggcggagtagccaatctgtttccgtgaaaagaaggggtattttcgtcctgcaATTtatcgtccgtacgaggaggtctaagtgagtatgttaagtttgtattatttcgagaatatccaatggataaaaggtggggtccacagtcgtagatTTCTCTTTTATCCGTTGAGGAATTAAATGATACCTGGCCCGCATATTTGTACGGTACACATGCTTCTCATATCTCACAAGTTGGAATGATTTTTTGGTAATCCAAGCCATTGGTCTATTGATTTTAGCTGTGGATATTGCTTGAATCAAAATTCTTCACGTTTGAAAGATTCAGACTATCAATATTAAGGCCTTTTTCATTTGAATCTAGATGCTTTCTAGATCCttgttgcatttctcttttcaagCGTTTATTTGTGGACCACTAATCAAAACCTTATGATTTTCCtatcaataaaatatttattatagcAGTCTATCCATGATTTTatacaacagatcaatggtctagattgcatGATTATAGGCACGAATTGTCATAAAATCGATGTACACTGTGGAAATATGAATGCGATGAATCATATAAATATAATTCCTCTTGGCTGAAAGGCATCTTTCTCTTGGTGAGGGGAATGGTTTGACCAACGACTAGATtcctatgatagttcaccaccatttgacCACCACATGCAACTGGGCTGGGGTACGTTTTAGATGGagtatatctctaaaatcactgatcaagagaaaaaaaaaaaaacagaggaaaAAAGATGGGCACTATCATCTGTCAGTGTCTTGTTCTCGGGCTTCATCTCCAGATGGATCAGAGatttggacgatctggattgCTTTGCAACTAAGCCATGTGTACGGTCAAAGTCTCCTCTGTTTTTAAaacggtggtgaactatcacagaCTCTATCGGTTTGCCCAAAATGACGTTGGGTGTTACAACTACCGACGGAGTTGTTCCCCCgtgaactttgatactctggcagagcgtgatGGACGATGCGCTGGCACTTGACAAAacaattacttagaaattgatggacgcggatttcggaagttcctgcgcaaggatgcaaaattacaaaattatcccattttatttaaaaatttgatAAGGGATagcaacgtccaccattgaatttttctgggctcaatatgatgtttatgcacaatccaacccgttcaaaaggtgACTCCCACTAGAAAGAAGGGGAAAGCACAAAGATCAGACTGATCAAaatcttatgtgggccccactatataagGTTCCAACCATGGCCGCACAACcactactgtttcttatgttgcggctcacttgaatcttggatttggttgatttttgtGCTGTAATTGTAACATGAcgtggagaaactgatggacagagtggattttacacggaCATTTCTGCGGGTCCCACGGAGCtttgttggacggtgtagattgatGCATCAAGCCTCTCTTAAGCATTCAAAGAATCCTTGACTCGCAACCCTctgtctctcatctctctcctcgTTTCTTCGGCGATCATCGCTTTCCCTCTCAGTTTCCTGCGATctgatccctctctctctctcagtttccTGAAGTATCtctgtctatctctctctcaattttcgTGGCATCTCATATCCCATATCTCTTTCTCTAGATTTCCTAccatctcatctctcatctctctcatttcttcgatcatcattctctccctctcaatTTCCTGCAACTCTCGCTCTAAATTTCCTGtaatcttatctctctctctctctctctctctctctctctctctctcctcatttcCTGCAATCATACCTCTCTCTCTAGCTCTCATCTCTATCTCTCaccatttcttccatcatcgaACTCTCCCTCTCAATTTCCTGAGATCTGatcactctctcactctcaatTTCCTAcaatctgatctctctctctctctctctctctctctctctctctctctctctctctctctctctctgctttatCTGGGGTTTCAAAGCTGTGTCTCTGTCTCTGCTTCATCTGGGgtttcaaagctctctctctgtctctgcttTATCTGGGGTTTCAAAGTTTTCTCTCTATCTCTGCTTTATCAGGGgtttcaaagctctctctctctctctctctctctctctctctctctctctctctctctctctctctctctgtgtgtgcgTGTTCTGAAACAATGGCAGATTCGCTTGTTTCGATGGTTATGAAGAAAATTCGAGATGCACTTGTTTCAAATGTTATGAAGAAACTCGGGGAAGAGGTTGATTCGGTTGGTGGCGCCCAAGCAGAACTTGAAAAGATATCTTCTACGTTCGAATCCATTCAAGCACTTCTTAATGATGCAGAAATTATCCAATTTCACAACGAAAGCATGCAACTTTGGTTAAAAAAGCTCAAAGACGTGGCTTACGATGTGGAGGACTTGCTAGATGAGATGATTCAATGGCCAGAACCTGAATCAGAGACAAACGATGGTGACGATCGGCAGCGCATGGAAAACCAGGCATGTAGGTGGTTATTTTCACTCTTTACATGTTGCGGTCTAGAAGATTGGATCAGGTTGGCCCATGAATCATGGACCGACGGTGATGATACTGATAATCGCAGCATTGGAGATAAGGTTCGGACGTTTTTTCCCACAATTTCCAACAAAATTGCATCACAGCAAAATTTTGCGCAACGGATAAAAGAAGTAAGTGCGAAGCTGGATCAGATTGCAGCTGACAAAAGTAAGTTCAGTTTTAAGGAGATTCACAGTTTCCGTGGAGGTAGTCATCCTGACAAGGCCGAGTTTCAAACTAGTTCGCTCGTAGATGAATCGAAGATGCTCGGGAGAGACAGAGACAAAGATATAATAATAAGCAAGTTGGTCAGCGGGAGCAGTTCTGAGGAGGGAGGGATTCATGTCATTTCGATAGTAGGCGTTGGCGGGTTGGGCAAGACGACTCTTGCTCAATTGATCCACAATGATAAAAGGGTGAGGAGCCATTTCAATGTGTTTCCATGGGTTTGTGTTTCTGATGATTTTAATGTCATAAATCTTACAAAAGCAATTATAGAAGCAGCCGTAGGGACAAGTCCACCGGATTCTCAGCTAGACTCATTGCAAAAGCAGCTTATCCAAACATTACAGGGCAAGCTATTCTTGATTGTGCTTGATGATGTGTGGAACGATGATAGTGACAGGTGGGAGAAATTAATGCTTTCCTTGCAAAGAGGTGCTCCTGGAAGTAAAATTTTGGTCACCACTCGCAGCGAGAAGGTTGCAAATACATGCATGCCGTCTGCCTACATGCATGAATTGAAAGGTTTATCCTATGATGATAGCTGGTTACTGTTCAGAACCAGAGCTTTCGCTGGGAGGAAAGTGGAAGATTGCCGGGCGTTGGAAAAGATCGGAAGAGAGATAGTGAAGAAGTGTAAAGGAGTGCCTCTTTCGTTAAAGGTAATTGGAAGCGTCATGCGTTCCAAGATGACCACACAAGATTGGAAGGACATCTTAGAAAGCCAAACATGGGAAATACGAGACATCGCGAAAGGTATCTTACCGGCTTTGTTGCTGAGCTATTATAATTTGCCTGTCCATTTGAAGCAGTGTTTTGCATATTGCTCGGTATTTCCGAAAGATCATGAGATGGAGAAGGGTACATTGGTCAAGTTGTGGTTAGCTCAGGGTTTCATCAAGCCCGATGGAAAAAGAGAGATGGAAGCAATTGGAGGAGAGTACTTTGACGATCTACTGGCGCAGTCTTTGTTTCAAAAAGTGGTGCTTCCATATGAAGTACAAGGCAGATGTACAATACATGATCTCCTTCACGATCTCGTCCAATTCATTACAAAGAATGAATGTTGCATCTTTGAGAATGGAAACACCAGCTCTGTACTTACAGTCCGTCATTCATCATTTATTGCCACCAGGGAAACCTTACACATTCCTGCTCCTCTATGTCATGCAAAAAAATTGCGAACACTCCTCCAGACCGGACATTCAGAAATTGATACCATCCCTGATCATTTTTTCCAATGCGGCAGGTCCCTTAGGGCATTTGATTTCCGTATTAAAGAATTGCCAAGCTCAATTGGGTTGCTGAAGCATTTACGCTATCTTGACTTGTCTTCTTCAGATATTGTTGAGTTGCCGGAATCAGTGAGTAGTCTCAGCAATATGCAGACCTTGAAGTTGAATTCTTGCAAAGAACTACAGAGACTGCCAAGTGGGATGAGTGCAATGGTCCGCTTGAGACATCTAGAAATTGAAGACACACCCGAACTAAAGCACTTACCGGAAGGGTTGGGGAGAATAAGTTCCCTTCGAACGTTGAGTAGGTTTATCGTGGGAGGCGATGGAGGATGTAAGATTGGAGAGCTGAAGCGACTTGACTCTCTCCAAGGAAAGCTACCAATAGAACACTTGGAGAGAGTGGCGAGCGTGGATGAGGCTAAGGAAGCACAACTGGAGAACAAGTTACAACTTCGCGTATTGTCTCTAAATATGTCACCAGATGATGCTCTTGAAATGTCAggaaatggtgaggtggagaggaTGGAAAATGTAGTTGAAGCCCTCCGGCCGTCCCTTGCAAACCTAGAAGAGCTGGAAATTAGGGGATACATTGGTTCCAAGTTCCCAACCTGGATAGGAGATTCATCTTTCTCAAATTTATTCAGCTTGAGATTAATAGATTGCAATAAGTGTACACAGTTGCCTGGGCTAGGGAGACTACCTTCGCTTAAATACCTTGAAATAAAGGCAGGTCTTGTAAAACGGGTGGGAAGTGAGTTTTACGGGAATAGCAGTGGTGGGGACATAAACGGGGTGGCATTCCCGAAGCTGGAAGAGCTCGTGTTCAGTTACATGTATGAATTGGAGGagtgggagttgagattagaagaCAGAGAGATAATGCCGTCTCTACACTCATTAAGAATTTACGACTGCTGGAAATTGAAGGCACAGCTGACACACCTCTCGAAAAGTCTAACGTCCCTCGACATCTCGGGATGTGGCGAGATTTTGTGGCCATTACCGAACCTCCCAAGCCTCAAGATGTTTCAGATCATTAATTTAGAGAACACAACATGTCTCCCCTACGGATGGAAACAATTGGAGTCACTAGAGACTCTTACCATCGCGTATTGCTCTAAATTGAGGTCTCTTCCTGATGATTTGGGACAGCTCAAGTCTCTTAGGAGTCTCCAGATCTACTACTGCCCCGAGTTGCAGTCATTGCCTCAAGGGTTGTGGGGCCTTACCTGTCTCCAAGATTTAAGCATCTCTGGCAATCCAATGCTGGCGGATAAATGCACAAGGAAGTATCGGAGCAAATCGTCACACATCTCAAACATCTGGATTGACTACCTCAGAATCGAATGAGGCACTGAAGATGAGATGATCCATCAAGTGGACAAGTTCCAACCaggtactctctctctttcttagataCAGAGTATATAGATATACATTTGATGACCACCAACTGAAGAGTTTGGATAATTCATCCAGATGATCCCCCGATCCAAGGACATAGGTTGATCcctaactgtgggtcccacagtgatgtatgtcccttacatccacaccgtccatccatcttgaaagctcattttaggacatgttcccaaaaaatgaaaaatgaagcagatctaaattttaggtggatcataccacggaaaaaaaaaagtcaaaaaaagaGTTATCATTGATTTCCCATCATTAAAGACATCATGGGGCcacaggaatgtttatttgtcatccaacctgttgagaaggtcacaaggacatggatgaagagactacacaaatattagattcatccaaaacttttgtggccgggagagatttttaatggtcgattaccactgtttcctatattatggtccacatgagatttggatctgcttcatttttggaatcatcaccgaaaatgagttttcaaaatggatgaacggcgttgattaaagtatataatcacggtgggcctcatggtCAGGATCGAGTCAAGCTATGCTCCACTCAATCTGACACTTTTAGGTTCAAGGACTGAGCCCGGCCCAAGCCAAGCATGCATCTTGCACAGGAGGCCCAAGTCCAACTCGAGAGAGTTAAGTCGGGCCAGGCCAGTCCAATCAAGCATGCATTCTGGCACAGGAGGCCCAAGCCCAACTTGATAGGTTAGCTTGGCCCAGGCCCAGACAAACCCAACCCCACCAGCGCAGCCCGTTTACAAAATGCCTACTTCCCACCTGATTGTTTGTAATTTATCTgttgatcaagtagaccacacttagAGGAACGAAATCCACTCCATGCATCtgattttccaactcattttagaatataagacaaaaaatgaggaggatccggaactcaagtgagccacatgagaggaaattgAGACAATCGTAGGGCCATAAGAGTTTCATATTAGGAATttggttttttgtgttttcagttcattccaatgggtatgactttatgaatggtttggatagtatataaatatcaaggtggaccccgtaAGATTTCAATGATTGGAATTTCTTTACCTATTGTTATCCTCTCCTCTCGATGTGGCTCCCTTGAGTTatagatcttccttatttttggtctcatatcctaaaatgagctcgaaaaatggattgacagggtggatttctcacaaacatcacagtgggcctcacttagCGTCCAAGCACATAAACCTACAACAGGCTTTGGCAAGAAATCCATTTTCATCTGAGCTCACTCtatgttgtcagatgtcttaacTTTTTATGTAATAGGGtttgtcaatgtcatcgacaaTCCACTCAATTCCATTGAGCATCTGTCGATAGCATCGATATCGACAACTCAATCAcatcgagaaaatctgaaaaaattctAATTGATTGCTGGACTGTTTTTGAGATGGCACTCAATGTCATTCGGCAGGTATTGGATGTATGTCAATGCTATCGAACGCCCCATTTCTTTTCTAGCAAGGTAATCTTAATAAGCAtcaatcatgatctctaatacataattactatttaTTAAAATgcaatgaactcatttttaagtggcacccaaacaggtaGGGCTGTCAAAGGGTTGGGTCTTGTAGTACCTGCGCCTGGGCTTACCAGGCTCGGTTCTTGCCAGGTTTGGGTCCTTTTATGTCTGGTTTGGTTCTTAAAAACCTGGATCTTATCGGATTCGAGGTACCCATTGAGTCTTTGGATCTAAATTTGGAGTTGGCTTTGGGACAGTCAAGAGCATTTATATGATTAGGCCTACCtactggatggattagatctcacacaaGCATGCTGCTTTGGGGGATGCATGATGTGTATAAATAGTCTCTCTTACACGTGTGCAGCATAGGGAAACTCATTTCTTACTGGAATAATCAATGCATGTTAAAAATACATAGTTTTACTATTAAAACTGCCTCGACCCAACCCAAAACCTGACTAGACCGATTTTTAATTGGATCCAAAAAGTGATACCCAAACCTGGCCTGACCCATTAAAATCGGGTCGGGTTGATTGGGTACCCACATTAAAAATGTCTTCCTGTGACTGTGTTCATTGAAAATGAAAATCACGTATGGTTGGAACTTTCTTGCAGGCAAGACTACTTCATTAACAGGTGTTCGACTTCTGGAGATGCTTGGAGAAGATGAAATGGCATTTGATAACCTCTACTCTGTGTCATTTCAGATGATGAATGCTCAGTGGCTTGTGAAGCTTGCTTCTTATATGGAATTCAATGTAAGCACCGCTGTGACACTCCATTTCATTGACAGTGGCTTGATCTTATCAGGCACACAAATGGCATACATTTGTGTCTATAGatatccaaatcgtgggtcctgTTGTAGATGGAGCATATCCTGGAAATCACATCAATAGGATGAATCTTAACCATCTTATATCAATCGTTGAATCTATACCTCTGATCATCTCCATTCCATGACCTCCATTGGATGGTccacaatttggattgtttggaTCAGTACCCACATGAACGGTAGATGAGCCATCACCCCATTTAAGAGAAGGCAGAAAATGTACCTTAGTAACCTAGCCtagatgatgtagagcaggtcgtggccagtttcatggtcaagatggatcagaaagggCCCAGTTGGAGATTGGAAAATGTACCTGAGTAACCTAGCCTGGATGATGTATATCGCAAACAGTGGAATTCCAATgctgaatttgcgaaataccatatataattttgggtagaATGCGTTAATGAATTTGCCATCACCAAATTTACCCATCAGTTCAACAGTTAAATTCccaatttaattttgtttttactatttatagcaagttttagtttaagtacaACTCTTCATTGTTGGGCTCCAGGAGCTGCGTCAACATGAAAAGTGGTTAGAATAGTTAGGGGAACATCATGGTTCggccaaatagaacacttactatcTTTAGCTAAAAACCATGCGCAGttgtaggaatcatgaccgtctgtaaattgtaagattactatttatagtaagtcatgatttctaggagttttagctgTAATTTAATTCCGGAACTTAtttcatggcttagtatccctatttaaaggggtgtaaacttGTTTATTCAAGAATTAAccaatttacaaattttctagaatattatttctattttcttgatttttccttgtggattcgagtaGTCTCCAAaagagtccaaagaagcttcatggattcgaattagttatccttgaggaagacggtgattgacctcatcacattcatccttgtGTCCCTAAAGGAATTGGGTTCCCTTGAAATTTTGTTTAcctgattttttttctctttgatcTGTCTTCCTCATCTTTCTAGGAGGTTTTGAAATCGACACTACCGCAGCTGGAGCCTGAGCTAGCATTGGAAGACGTCTCCAGCATTAAGGATTTGCCAGCTTACAATCTTTTGAACTGATAGCTGGGCTGCATTGGTCTTCTACATTTTCTTAGCTTCTTGATTTCTATGGTTCTCTGTGTACCCGCAGTACAGAAATTCTCCATCCAAACATGTAAATTCAAGTGCTCAAAATTCTATTTCTGAGAAATCCAATTCACACATATAGGAAGTGGTCTGAAGAGTAAATACTATTCTAAATATGTTGTTAATTAAGTGTTGTGATTGATCGTGGGTGGAAAGGTTTTGTTCGGCCCAGAAATGATACAGGTGGGGTCTGCTTTTCAGCAATCTACTGCGTACATGTCTCGGGC is a genomic window of Magnolia sinica isolate HGM2019 chromosome 15, MsV1, whole genome shotgun sequence containing:
- the LOC131228066 gene encoding putative disease resistance protein RGA3; this translates as MADSLVSMVMKKIRDALVSNVMKKLGEEVDSVGGAQAELEKISSTFESIQALLNDAEIIQFHNESMQLWLKKLKDVAYDVEDLLDEMIQWPEPESETNDGDDRQRMENQACRWLFSLFTCCGLEDWIRLAHESWTDGDDTDNRSIGDKVRTFFPTISNKIASQQNFAQRIKEVSAKLDQIAADKSKFSFKEIHSFRGGSHPDKAEFQTSSLVDESKMLGRDRDKDIIISKLVSGSSSEEGGIHVISIVGVGGLGKTTLAQLIHNDKRVRSHFNVFPWVCVSDDFNVINLTKAIIEAAVGTSPPDSQLDSLQKQLIQTLQGKLFLIVLDDVWNDDSDRWEKLMLSLQRGAPGSKILVTTRSEKVANTCMPSAYMHELKGLSYDDSWLLFRTRAFAGRKVEDCRALEKIGREIVKKCKGVPLSLKVIGSVMRSKMTTQDWKDILESQTWEIRDIAKGILPALLLSYYNLPVHLKQCFAYCSVFPKDHEMEKGTLVKLWLAQGFIKPDGKREMEAIGGEYFDDLLAQSLFQKVVLPYEVQGRCTIHDLLHDLVQFITKNECCIFENGNTSSVLTVRHSSFIATRETLHIPAPLCHAKKLRTLLQTGHSEIDTIPDHFFQCGRSLRAFDFRIKELPSSIGLLKHLRYLDLSSSDIVELPESVSSLSNMQTLKLNSCKELQRLPSGMSAMVRLRHLEIEDTPELKHLPEGLGRISSLRTLSRFIVGGDGGCKIGELKRLDSLQGKLPIEHLERVASVDEAKEAQLENKLQLRVLSLNMSPDDALEMSGNGEVERMENVVEALRPSLANLEELEIRGYIGSKFPTWIGDSSFSNLFSLRLIDCNKCTQLPGLGRLPSLKYLEIKAGLVKRVGSEFYGNSSGGDINGVAFPKLEELVFSYMYELEEWELRLEDREIMPSLHSLRIYDCWKLKAQLTHLSKSLTSLDISGCGEILWPLPNLPSLKMFQIINLENTTCLPYGWKQLESLETLTIAYCSKLRSLPDDLGQLKSLRSLQIYYCPELQSLPQGLWGLTCLQDLSISGNPMLADKCTRKYRSKSSHISNIWIDYLRIE